Within the Thioalbus denitrificans genome, the region AGCTCGCGCGCGGTGGTTATGTGCTCAAGGACTGTGACGGCACTCCCGATGCCATTATCATCGCCACGGGCTCCGAGGTGGAGCTGGCGGTGGGAGCCGCCGATGCACTGGCCGAAAAGGGCCGCAAGGTGCGCGTCGTGTCCATGCCCTGCGTCGAGGTGTTCGAGGCCCAGGACGCCGCCTACCGCGAATCCGTCCTGCCCGCCGCCGTCACCGCCCGCGTGGCGGTGGAGGCCGGTGTCACCGCCGCCTGGTACAAGTACGTGGGCCTGCAGGGGCGCGTGGTGGGTATCGACCGCTTCGGCGAGTCGGCTCCCGCCGGCCAGCTGTTCAAGGAGTTCGGCTTCACCGTGGAGAACGTGGTGAAGTCTGTCGAGGAGGTCCTCTGAGGATCCCGCTCCCCGCAAGGATTTTTACTGCCTGAGTAACCTGACGGAGAAAGAATCATGACTATCAAGGTCGGTATCAATGGTTTTGGCCGCATCGGCCGCATGGCCTTCCGCGCCATCGCCCAGGAGTTCAATGACATCGAAGTGGTCGGCATCAACGACCTGCTCGACGCCGAGTACCTGGCCTACATGCTGAAGTACGACTCGGTGCACGGCCGCTTCAAGGGCGATGTTTCCGTCGACGGCAACAACCTGATCGTCAACGGCAAGACCATCCGTCTGACCGCCGAGCGGGATCCCGCCAACCTGAAGTGGGGCGAGATCGGCGCCGAGCTCGTGATCGAGTGCACCGGTTTCTTCCTCACCGAGGAGACCTGCCAGAAGCACATCGACGCGGGTGCCAAGAAGGTCGTGCAGAGCGCGCCGTCCAAGGACGCCACCCCCATGTTCGTCTACGGCGTGAACCACGCGACCTATGCCGGCCAGGCCATCGTCTCCGCCGCCTCCTGCACCACCAACTGCCTGGCCCCGGTGGCCAAGGTGCTGCACGACAAGTTCGGCATCAAGCGCGGCCTGATGACCACCGTCCACGCCGCCACCGCCACCCAGAAGACCGTCGACGGTCCGTCCATGAAGGACTGGCGCGGCGGCCGCGGCATCCTGGAGAACATCATCCCGTCCTCCACCGGCGCGGCCAAGGCCGTGGGCAAGGTGCTGCCCGACCTGAACGGCAAGCTGACCGGCATGGCCTTCCGCGTGCCCACCTCCGACGTCTCCGTGGTGGACCTCACCGTCGAGCTGAACAGCGACGCCTCCTACGACGCCATCTGCGCGGCCATGAAGGCGGCATCCGAGGGCGAGCTGAAGGGCGTGCTGGGCTACACCGAGGAGAAGGTGGTCTCCACCGACTTCCGCGGCAACTCCGCGCCCTCGACCTTCGACGCCGAGGCCGGCATCGCCCTGGACGGCACCTTCGTCAAGGTGGTCTCCTGGTACGACAACGAGTACGGCTACACCTGCAACATGCTGCGCCTGGTGCAGCACGTCGCGAAGTAAGTCGCGGGGGCGGGGCGGCCGGCGGCCGCCCCGCCCCTTTTCGGTCCCGAGTGTCCAGTTCTGAGTGTTGGGTGCGGGATCCGCCGCGCAGGACTCAGAACTGAATACTGCAACTTCGAATGACGAAGGAGTTCCCCATGTCTTTCACCAAACTCACCGACCTCGACCTGGCCGGCAAGCGCGTCCTCATCCGTTCCGACCTCAACGTCCCCGTGAAGGACGGCAAGGTGACCTCGGATGCCCGCATCAAGGCTTCCATGCCCACCTTCGAGCATTGCCTGAAGGCCGGCGCCAAGGTGCTGGTGATGTCCCATCTCGGCCGCCCCGAGGAGGGTGTCTACAGCGAGGAGAACTCCCTCAAGCCGGTCGCCGACTACCTCTCCGGCCTGATGGGCAAGGAGGTGCGGCTGGTGCAGGACTACCTCGACAACGCGCCGCAGCTTGCCGACGGTGAGCTGGTGCTGCTGGAGAACGTGCGCTTCAACAAGGGCGAGAAGAAGGACAACGAGGAGCTGGCGAAGCAGTACGCCGCCCTCTGCGACGTGTTCGTGATGGACGCCTTCGGCACCGCCCACCGCGCGCAGGCCTCCACCCACGGCGTGGGCAAGTTCGCCCCCGTGGCGGCGGCCGGCCTGCTGCTGGCCGAGGAGCTGGACGCCCTGAACAAGGCCCTGGCCAACCCGGCCCGGCCCATGGTGGCCATCGTCGGCGGCTCCAAGGTCTCCACCAAGCTCACCGTGCTGGAGGCCCTGTCCGAGAAGGTGGACCAGCTGGTGGTGGGCGGCGGCATCGCCAACACCTTCCTCAAGGCCGCCGGCCACAACGTGGGCAAGTCGCTGTGCGAGAGCGACCTGGTGCCCACCGCCCAGGCGCTCATGGAGAAGATGACCGCCCGCGGCGCCACCATCCCCATCGCGGTGGACGTGGTGTGCGGAAAGAAGTTCGACGAGAACGAGCCGGCGGTCACCAAGGACGCCGACCAGGTGGCCGACGACGACATGATCTTCGATATCGGCCCGAAGTCCGCCGCCGAGCTGGCCGAGATCATCGGCAAGGCCGGCACCATCGTCTGGAACGGCCCGGTGGGGGTGTTCGAG harbors:
- the gap gene encoding type I glyceraldehyde-3-phosphate dehydrogenase encodes the protein MTIKVGINGFGRIGRMAFRAIAQEFNDIEVVGINDLLDAEYLAYMLKYDSVHGRFKGDVSVDGNNLIVNGKTIRLTAERDPANLKWGEIGAELVIECTGFFLTEETCQKHIDAGAKKVVQSAPSKDATPMFVYGVNHATYAGQAIVSAASCTTNCLAPVAKVLHDKFGIKRGLMTTVHAATATQKTVDGPSMKDWRGGRGILENIIPSSTGAAKAVGKVLPDLNGKLTGMAFRVPTSDVSVVDLTVELNSDASYDAICAAMKAASEGELKGVLGYTEEKVVSTDFRGNSAPSTFDAEAGIALDGTFVKVVSWYDNEYGYTCNMLRLVQHVAK
- a CDS encoding phosphoglycerate kinase; translation: MSFTKLTDLDLAGKRVLIRSDLNVPVKDGKVTSDARIKASMPTFEHCLKAGAKVLVMSHLGRPEEGVYSEENSLKPVADYLSGLMGKEVRLVQDYLDNAPQLADGELVLLENVRFNKGEKKDNEELAKQYAALCDVFVMDAFGTAHRAQASTHGVGKFAPVAAAGLLLAEELDALNKALANPARPMVAIVGGSKVSTKLTVLEALSEKVDQLVVGGGIANTFLKAAGHNVGKSLCESDLVPTAQALMEKMTARGATIPIAVDVVCGKKFDENEPAVTKDADQVADDDMIFDIGPKSAAELAEIIGKAGTIVWNGPVGVFEFDQFGEGTRTVSMAIANAPGFSLAGGGDTIAAIQKYDIYDKVSYISTAGGAFLEFLEGKTLPAVAMLEERARNQ